The Segatella copri genome contains a region encoding:
- a CDS encoding transposase, protein MNTGLDQYMDIFKDAVEDSAAKLTKSFEKILIEVIILFMVIPRKINFTQMGRYGSHVEQTYRNAFGLKKSKSIDWLKLNASLAKRFFGKQGRWAIAIDPSYISKAGKKTPHIGRFWSGCAQSVKHGLEIMGIGLIDIDTKDCMMLKAHQSLSNKELSLRNKTMVVFYISVIKRYRKELLKLSTLIVADAYFSTSTFVNGIKKEGFSLISRFRDNACLFYVYAGPRTGKRGRPKTKDGKIDMKNLDLTRMEKMEMKDIEGTAYTLIAYSKALRCKVRLVIWQMPNGKKKLFFSTDTSLSGEEVLLYYRTRFQIEFCFRDAKGYTGLMDCQARDKWKLDFAFNASFTSLNVAKVTMKEMGMEYSMSSFKSLMTNIYLVKRIFKASGYTPNRTLISKIFKDFSCLQRIAA, encoded by the coding sequence ATGAATACAGGACTTGACCAATATATGGATATCTTTAAAGATGCAGTTGAAGATTCGGCTGCAAAGTTAACAAAAAGTTTCGAGAAAATACTCATCGAGGTGATAATTTTGTTCATGGTAATACCAAGAAAGATAAATTTCACCCAAATGGGGAGGTATGGCTCGCATGTTGAGCAAACCTATCGCAACGCATTCGGCTTAAAAAAGTCGAAAAGCATTGACTGGCTCAAACTTAATGCCTCACTTGCCAAGCGCTTCTTTGGTAAACAGGGAAGATGGGCTATTGCCATTGATCCCAGCTACATCAGCAAAGCTGGCAAGAAGACTCCACATATCGGTCGTTTTTGGTCGGGATGTGCACAGTCTGTTAAACATGGTCTCGAAATCATGGGTATTGGCCTCATTGATATTGATACCAAAGACTGCATGATGTTAAAAGCACACCAGTCGCTAAGTAATAAAGAACTGAGTCTTAGAAACAAGACTATGGTAGTTTTCTATATCAGCGTCATTAAGCGTTACCGCAAGGAACTTCTCAAACTCTCAACCCTCATAGTTGCAGATGCTTACTTCTCTACAAGTACATTTGTTAATGGGATAAAGAAAGAAGGGTTCTCTTTGATAAGCCGCTTTCGTGACAATGCTTGTCTCTTTTATGTCTATGCTGGTCCACGTACTGGAAAACGTGGTCGCCCAAAGACCAAGGATGGCAAGATTGATATGAAGAATCTTGACCTCACTCGAATGGAGAAGATGGAGATGAAAGATATAGAAGGAACAGCTTATACTTTGATAGCCTATTCCAAGGCACTCAGGTGTAAAGTTAGACTTGTCATCTGGCAGATGCCGAATGGCAAGAAGAAACTATTCTTCTCTACAGACACCTCACTTTCGGGTGAAGAAGTACTTCTTTATTATAGAACCAGGTTCCAGATCGAATTTTGCTTTCGTGACGCCAAAGGCTATACTGGTCTTATGGACTGCCAGGCTCGCGATAAGTGGAAACTCGATTTTGCTTTCAATGCTTCGTTCACATCACTAAATGTTGCCAAGGTAACTATGAAGGAGATGGGAATGGAATATTCTATGTCTTCATTCAAGTCACTGATGACCAACATTTATCTGGTGAAACGAATTTTTAAAGCAAGCGGGTACACCCCGAACCGAACTTTAATTAGCAAGATTTTCAAAGATTTCTCGTGCTTACAGCGTATAGCTGCTTAG